A region from the Sandaracinus amylolyticus genome encodes:
- a CDS encoding FG-GAP-like repeat-containing protein encodes MYSVRRSYSTTLASLALFGVLSSNASAQTYRDALVQTPTLAAPTRGSVAGTLASLRYAPSDLARGTFHLPSPFAAPIDRGPLLASAFPAYSPDVGLSEWGMGWSADLSIRRFRTIGTIDYSTSDELVSPWGRLVRGDDGALYPAALEDRVRVVADGGGYVATTSDGTRWIFRAADAVTNARGTYQWNVSEVISPLGDRTELVWTANASGRRFVSELRWGGRGATREHRAVLGYDTVPVALADHASGARMLLDRRVREIAMDTRDPTSGAWTRRWTYELAYRESPAGAAFYLTSVTRRFASGAAEPPVTYEYAMSEDRLATASLERMTELDAYLARVGGTGIQPEVVSFFDLEDDGRVDMEHRYDHSLVHHTDAGWTWEGAPPRDGDENALCRPAASHQNRPRLLVRMTPDATEPEVVVAYRSGASTGLVICDREGDPLHREAVPGAWDLGANTRLVDLDRDLRPDFVRVYRGGYEILRNVSDERGYRFERSAPGTLAPSFAPTATWVQDVNGDGLADLVARSTANVVVWFGLGGNRFESTGTTFGFLSSNGPVTNLGSFQITFTDANHDGLADALLSSGRYLMLFTNRGTHFQQIAVPGFSAITWTVGLPVAVDLDGRGEEQAVLVNGQSAYRITLSAPESGLMVRADDGRGGVARFQYRRARPTPGIVRRPPMLTRMEVSATGVAPVSFTYDYEDAVFHGAARHLLGFGTVRRDSPNAIESAEFHFDDDVSGLLVGTRVAADETDVFRFEARTYDEARFRGVRFLRPRDRHTGWSDRTGTVVDGTRTIHEAYANELCVTRARSVSRHGELVTENELDPVPGLGAALHCTPRVIRNLGTHPGRAELDFDYRAEIERDAIGMLTRITAIAGDRRLVLQEVAYDAQHRITSITAPSEGRTAMRYDPSTGLLTSITGPDGVVTAVTRDARTDALVKLLMGRGPGGDWNRTFHYDALERLDATWDDVGAGNAALPDLAYEYRYADATRPAAILSRQLIDASSRSVAETIELQAATGDVLATAVRTRRGWAFDGLTLADPSASRVDRFHRAPVSADPRSLTLAQLVDTASRTALGHRIDSALGHAIEEVTTVREGVRRTTGERVAVRADGVVHESIENGVVAGTSVTDGDDRVITTTDAAGATTTRSYDALGRLVRVALPGGAIQSVRYDRLGRVGAVVRSDVGRTELEYDDVGRMLRRRVFDTTGAELRSTRLEHDAIGRVVREVHRRASDGAEIAYERRYDEGTGELGQLTSVRGPGFVRRERHHRDGRVARSELELTGFRTIIVERSYAEDGVERSATRTVLDPSGRVLLRSEQTTEHDALGRVARRTLGGAPLYELAYDDEGRVSHVAFANGELLVMRFDPVTHGRIGYDHVTDDWTLGVEVERDARGLVSAERVELSTGGAPPVVHDREYVYDARRFLTERRGPDGASAYTYDAASRIASSSDLAGRRTHTRRGRTATIGSTTYRYDAAGRVIARDGTTMTYGAHGELDRVTRDGRSFTYVYDESGARLLKLDGPRVVAAFVDGAYLSDAMIVEPVEVAGRLVGVLVNGAYRSIATDPRGTPLATSDGTFVDASPYGVRRDRTDLSVALDYVEHGYDADLGTVRIGARDYDPMLGELLTPDPLYAAEIDRCASDPVQCTLYAYASNDPIAHVDPSGLESRPTLDVDITLRLETGDLQVASSGNAISDFVLSPESRIHGLEGQAGAIAESAQRGYNGQWTLEMHPPSSSWWNELVGGTAEVVTPEATITDGDVRNLTSALGNIAAGGELVLPDSGVTVHFEVANAYALSDWESGAVASEATRTSEASQQSSWGGGVTLVFDTARGPDVEVSGERGFSNGTAGRVETTTTTTIPMRGRDVVGRVTMVLEGRQGSVRWRHQVDLGYRRVFQTAPRAR; translated from the coding sequence ATGTACTCCGTCCGACGTTCGTATTCGACCACACTCGCTTCACTGGCGCTCTTCGGTGTCCTGAGCTCCAACGCGTCCGCGCAGACATATCGAGACGCGCTGGTACAGACTCCGACGCTCGCCGCGCCGACCCGCGGGTCCGTCGCGGGCACGCTCGCGAGCCTGCGGTACGCGCCGAGCGACCTCGCGCGCGGCACGTTCCACCTGCCGAGCCCGTTCGCCGCGCCCATCGATCGCGGCCCGCTGCTCGCGTCCGCGTTCCCGGCGTACTCGCCCGACGTCGGGCTCTCGGAGTGGGGCATGGGGTGGAGCGCGGATCTCTCGATTCGTCGATTCCGCACCATCGGCACCATCGATTATTCGACGAGCGACGAATTGGTCTCGCCGTGGGGCCGACTCGTGCGCGGAGACGACGGCGCGCTCTATCCCGCAGCGCTCGAGGATCGCGTGCGCGTGGTCGCCGACGGAGGCGGCTACGTCGCGACGACGTCCGACGGAACGCGGTGGATCTTCCGCGCCGCGGACGCGGTCACGAACGCGCGCGGCACGTACCAGTGGAACGTCAGCGAGGTGATCTCGCCGCTCGGCGACCGCACCGAGCTCGTCTGGACCGCGAACGCGTCGGGACGTCGCTTCGTCTCGGAGCTGCGCTGGGGCGGCCGCGGCGCGACCCGCGAGCACCGCGCGGTGCTCGGCTACGACACGGTCCCCGTCGCGCTCGCAGATCACGCGTCGGGCGCGCGGATGCTGCTCGATCGTCGCGTGCGCGAGATCGCGATGGACACGCGCGATCCCACGTCGGGCGCATGGACGCGGCGCTGGACGTACGAGCTCGCGTATCGCGAGAGCCCGGCGGGCGCGGCGTTCTACCTGACGTCGGTCACGCGACGGTTCGCGAGCGGCGCCGCCGAGCCGCCCGTCACGTACGAGTACGCGATGAGCGAGGATCGCCTCGCCACCGCGTCGCTCGAGCGGATGACCGAGCTCGACGCGTACCTCGCGCGCGTCGGTGGCACCGGGATCCAGCCCGAGGTCGTGTCGTTCTTCGACCTCGAGGACGACGGGCGCGTCGACATGGAGCACCGCTACGACCACTCGCTCGTGCACCACACCGACGCGGGCTGGACGTGGGAGGGCGCGCCGCCGCGCGACGGCGACGAGAACGCGCTCTGCCGTCCTGCGGCGTCGCACCAGAACCGTCCTCGCCTGCTCGTGCGCATGACGCCCGACGCGACGGAGCCCGAGGTCGTCGTCGCGTATCGCAGCGGCGCGAGCACCGGCCTCGTGATCTGCGATCGCGAGGGTGACCCGCTGCACCGCGAGGCCGTGCCCGGCGCATGGGATCTGGGCGCGAACACGCGCCTCGTCGATCTCGATCGCGACCTGCGCCCGGACTTCGTGCGTGTCTATCGCGGCGGATACGAGATCCTGCGCAACGTCAGTGACGAGCGTGGATATCGATTCGAGCGCTCCGCGCCCGGCACACTGGCACCCTCGTTCGCGCCCACCGCGACGTGGGTGCAGGACGTGAATGGCGACGGGCTCGCCGATCTCGTCGCACGCAGCACGGCGAACGTGGTCGTGTGGTTCGGTCTCGGCGGCAATCGATTCGAGAGCACCGGCACGACGTTCGGATTCCTGTCGTCGAACGGACCGGTCACGAACCTCGGCTCGTTCCAGATCACGTTCACCGACGCGAACCACGACGGGCTCGCCGATGCGCTGCTCTCGTCGGGCCGCTACCTGATGCTCTTCACGAACCGCGGGACGCACTTCCAGCAGATCGCAGTCCCGGGATTCTCTGCGATCACCTGGACCGTCGGTCTGCCGGTGGCGGTCGATCTCGATGGTCGCGGCGAGGAGCAGGCGGTGCTCGTCAACGGACAGAGCGCCTATCGCATCACGCTGTCCGCGCCGGAGTCGGGGCTCATGGTGCGCGCCGACGACGGCCGCGGCGGTGTCGCGCGGTTCCAGTATCGCCGGGCGCGACCGACGCCGGGGATCGTGCGCCGGCCGCCGATGCTGACGCGCATGGAGGTGAGCGCGACCGGCGTGGCCCCGGTCTCGTTCACCTACGACTACGAAGACGCCGTGTTCCACGGCGCGGCGCGACACCTGCTCGGGTTCGGCACCGTGCGGCGCGACTCGCCGAACGCGATCGAGTCCGCGGAGTTCCACTTCGACGACGACGTGTCGGGGCTGCTCGTCGGCACGCGCGTCGCGGCGGACGAGACCGACGTGTTCCGCTTCGAGGCGCGCACCTACGACGAAGCGCGGTTTCGCGGCGTGCGGTTCCTGCGCCCGCGCGATCGTCACACGGGCTGGTCCGATCGCACCGGCACGGTCGTCGACGGCACCCGCACGATCCACGAGGCCTACGCGAACGAGCTCTGCGTCACCCGCGCGCGCAGCGTGTCGCGCCACGGCGAGCTCGTGACCGAGAACGAGCTCGATCCCGTGCCCGGGCTCGGCGCCGCGCTGCACTGCACCCCGCGCGTGATCCGCAACCTCGGCACTCACCCCGGGCGCGCCGAGCTCGACTTCGACTACCGCGCCGAGATCGAGCGCGACGCGATCGGGATGCTCACGCGCATCACGGCGATCGCGGGTGATCGGCGGCTCGTCCTGCAGGAAGTCGCGTACGACGCGCAGCACCGGATCACGTCGATCACGGCTCCGTCCGAAGGTCGCACCGCGATGCGGTACGACCCGAGCACGGGCCTGCTCACCTCGATCACCGGGCCCGACGGAGTCGTGACCGCGGTGACGCGCGACGCGCGCACCGACGCGCTCGTGAAGCTGCTGATGGGGCGCGGACCGGGCGGCGACTGGAACCGCACGTTCCACTACGACGCGCTCGAGCGGCTCGACGCCACGTGGGACGACGTGGGCGCCGGCAACGCGGCGCTCCCCGACCTCGCGTACGAGTACCGCTACGCCGACGCGACGAGGCCCGCTGCGATCCTGTCGCGCCAGCTGATCGACGCATCGTCGCGCTCCGTCGCCGAGACCATCGAGCTCCAGGCGGCGACCGGCGACGTGCTCGCGACCGCGGTGCGCACCAGACGGGGCTGGGCGTTCGACGGGCTCACGCTCGCCGATCCCTCGGCCTCGCGCGTCGATCGTTTCCACCGCGCGCCGGTGAGCGCGGATCCCCGCTCGCTCACACTCGCGCAGCTCGTCGACACCGCGTCGCGCACCGCGCTCGGTCATCGCATCGACTCGGCGCTCGGCCACGCGATCGAAGAGGTGACGACGGTGCGCGAGGGCGTGCGGCGCACGACGGGTGAGCGCGTCGCGGTCCGCGCCGACGGCGTCGTGCACGAGTCGATCGAGAACGGTGTCGTCGCGGGCACGAGCGTGACCGACGGCGACGATCGCGTGATCACCACGACCGACGCGGCCGGCGCGACCACGACGCGCAGCTACGACGCGCTCGGGCGCCTCGTGCGCGTCGCGCTCCCCGGCGGCGCGATCCAATCGGTGCGCTACGACCGGCTCGGCCGCGTCGGCGCGGTCGTGCGCAGCGACGTGGGGCGCACCGAGCTCGAGTACGACGACGTCGGGCGCATGCTGCGCCGCCGCGTCTTCGACACCACGGGCGCGGAGCTGCGCTCGACGCGCCTCGAGCACGACGCGATCGGCCGCGTGGTGCGCGAGGTCCATCGTCGCGCCAGCGACGGAGCGGAGATCGCGTACGAGCGCCGCTACGACGAGGGCACCGGCGAGCTCGGGCAATTGACGTCGGTGCGCGGCCCCGGCTTCGTCCGGCGCGAACGTCACCACCGCGATGGTCGGGTGGCGCGCAGCGAGCTCGAGCTGACGGGCTTCCGCACGATCATCGTCGAGCGCAGCTACGCGGAGGACGGCGTCGAGCGCAGCGCGACGCGCACGGTGCTCGATCCCTCGGGCCGTGTGCTGCTGCGCAGCGAGCAGACGACGGAGCACGACGCGCTCGGCCGCGTCGCCCGCCGCACGCTCGGCGGCGCACCGCTCTACGAGCTCGCGTACGACGACGAAGGACGCGTGTCGCACGTGGCGTTCGCGAACGGCGAGTTGCTCGTGATGCGCTTCGATCCCGTCACCCACGGCCGGATCGGCTACGACCACGTGACCGACGACTGGACGCTCGGCGTCGAGGTCGAGCGCGACGCGCGCGGGCTCGTCTCCGCCGAGCGCGTCGAGCTCTCGACCGGCGGCGCTCCGCCCGTCGTGCACGATCGCGAGTACGTGTACGACGCCCGCCGGTTCCTGACCGAGCGGCGCGGGCCCGACGGCGCCTCGGCGTACACCTACGACGCCGCGAGCCGCATCGCCTCCTCGAGTGATCTCGCGGGCCGTCGCACGCACACGCGACGCGGCCGCACCGCGACGATCGGCTCGACGACGTACCGCTACGACGCCGCGGGACGCGTGATCGCGCGCGACGGAACGACGATGACGTACGGCGCGCACGGCGAGCTCGACCGCGTCACGCGCGACGGCCGCTCGTTCACGTACGTCTACGACGAGAGCGGCGCGCGCTTGCTCAAGCTGGACGGCCCTCGCGTGGTCGCTGCGTTCGTCGACGGCGCGTACCTCTCGGACGCGATGATCGTCGAGCCGGTCGAGGTCGCGGGACGCCTCGTGGGCGTGCTGGTGAACGGCGCGTACCGCTCGATCGCCACCGATCCGCGAGGCACGCCGCTCGCGACGAGCGACGGCACGTTCGTCGACGCGAGCCCGTACGGCGTGCGCCGCGATCGCACGGACCTCTCGGTCGCGCTCGACTACGTCGAGCACGGCTACGACGCCGATCTCGGCACCGTGCGGATCGGCGCGCGCGACTACGATCCGATGCTCGGCGAGCTCCTCACGCCCGATCCGCTCTACGCCGCGGAGATCGATCGCTGCGCGAGCGATCCGGTGCAGTGCACGCTCTACGCGTACGCGAGCAACGATCCGATCGCGCACGTCGATCCGAGCGGGCTCGAGAGCCGTCCGACGCTCGACGTCGACATCACGCTGCGGCTCGAGACGGGCGACCTCCAGGTCGCGAGCTCGGGCAACGCGATCTCCGACTTCGTGCTGTCTCCGGAGTCGCGCATCCACGGCCTCGAAGGCCAGGCCGGCGCGATCGCCGAGAGCGCGCAGCGCGGCTACAACGGGCAGTGGACGCTCGAGATGCACCCCCCGTCGTCGTCGTGGTGGAACGAGCTCGTCGGCGGGACCGCCGAGGTCGTCACGCCCGAGGCGACGATCACCGACGGCGACGTCCGCAACCTCACCAGCGCGCTCGGCAACATCGCGGCCGGCGGCGAGCTGGTGTTGCCCGACAGCGGGGTCACGGTCCACTTCGAGGTCGCGAACGCGTACGCGCTGAGCGACTGGGAGTCGGGCGCCGTCGCGAGCGAGGCGACGCGCACGTCCGAGGCGTCGCAGCAGTCGTCGTGGGGCGGCGGGGTCACCCTCGTGTTCGACACGGCTCGAGGGCCCGACGTCGAGGTCAGCGGCGAGCGCGGGTTCTCGAACGGCACGGCCGGCCGCGTCGAGACGACGACGACCACCACGATCCCGATGCGCGGGCGCGACGTGGTCGGCAGGGTGACGATGGTGCTGGAGGGCCGGCAGGGCTCGGTCCGCTGGCGTCATCAGGTCGACCTGGGCTACCGACGCGTGTTCCAGACCGCGCCTCGCGCGCGCTGA
- a CDS encoding PadR family transcriptional regulator — translation MALQDAILAALADGSESSGYDLAKAFDYAVANFWTATPAQLYRELEKMQDEGLVAARVVAQEKRPNKRLLSLTKAGRKALHEFTTRDPKPTAIRDELLIQVDAMEHGDLASVKAHIEARLAIAEQKLAYYKKSRERSLDGCSEEDFLVEEERVGPYLTLLRGISFEQENIRWAKLALKVLAKREAARR, via the coding sequence ATGGCGCTCCAAGACGCGATCCTCGCGGCCCTCGCCGACGGCAGTGAGTCGTCGGGCTACGACCTGGCGAAGGCGTTCGACTATGCCGTCGCGAACTTCTGGACGGCCACGCCGGCGCAGCTCTATCGAGAGCTCGAGAAGATGCAGGACGAAGGGCTCGTCGCGGCGCGCGTCGTCGCGCAGGAGAAGCGTCCGAACAAGCGCCTGCTCTCGCTGACCAAGGCGGGACGCAAGGCGCTGCACGAATTCACGACGCGCGACCCGAAGCCGACGGCCATTCGCGACGAGCTGCTCATCCAGGTCGACGCCATGGAGCACGGGGACCTCGCCTCGGTGAAGGCGCACATCGAAGCGAGGCTGGCGATCGCGGAGCAGAAGCTCGCGTACTACAAGAAGAGCCGCGAGCGTTCGCTCGACGGCTGCTCCGAGGAGGACTTCCTCGTCGAAGAGGAGCGGGTCGGCCCGTACCTCACGCTCTTGCGCGGGATCTCCTTCGAGCAGGAGAACATCCGCTGGGCCAAGCTGGCGCTCAAGGTGCTCGCCAAGCGCGAGGCCGCGCGGCGCTGA